One segment of Ascidiaceihabitans donghaensis DNA contains the following:
- the hisS gene encoding histidine--tRNA ligase: MAKPKKTPRPKAETPKGFRDYFGTEVTQRAEMLQAIAGVYHRYGFDALESSAVETVEALGKFLPDVDRPNAGVFAWQEDGEGEKPGDWLALRYDMTAPLARVYAQHRNDLPNPYRRYTMGPVWRNEKPGPGRFRQFYQCDADTVGTASMAADAEICAMLSDTLEEVGIPRGDYIVRINNRKVLNGVMEVAGVLDPSDPDKFAHERGIVLRAIDKLDRLGMEGVRALLGEGRKDDSGDFTDGAGLTDAQADTVMGFMQAKRDTGAATVARLYELVEGSETGKAGVGELETMASLLDAGGYHADRIEIDPSVVRGLGYYTGPVYEAELTFEILDEKGRKRNFGSVAGGGRYDDLVKRFTGQEVPATGVSIGVDRLLAALQAKGRMQSTNPGPVVVTVMDRDRMADYQAMVAELRQAGIRAEVYLGNPKNFGNQLKYADKRASPVAIIEGGDEKERGVVQIKDLILGAKIAETATHEEWKDRPSQFEVPRAQMLAKVQEILNNA, from the coding sequence ATGGCAAAGCCCAAGAAAACCCCGCGCCCCAAGGCAGAAACGCCAAAGGGCTTTCGCGACTATTTCGGCACTGAGGTCACTCAGCGCGCAGAAATGCTGCAAGCGATTGCCGGAGTGTATCATCGGTACGGCTTTGACGCATTGGAAAGCAGCGCAGTTGAAACTGTGGAAGCTTTGGGCAAATTCTTGCCTGACGTGGATCGTCCCAACGCGGGTGTGTTTGCGTGGCAAGAGGATGGCGAAGGCGAAAAGCCCGGCGATTGGTTGGCGCTGCGGTACGACATGACGGCCCCTTTGGCGCGTGTTTACGCGCAGCACCGCAATGACCTGCCCAACCCTTACCGTCGATACACGATGGGGCCGGTTTGGCGCAATGAAAAGCCCGGCCCAGGCCGTTTCCGTCAGTTTTATCAGTGTGATGCAGACACCGTCGGCACAGCGTCCATGGCTGCAGATGCAGAGATTTGCGCGATGTTGTCGGATACGTTGGAAGAAGTCGGCATTCCGCGCGGGGACTACATCGTACGCATCAACAACCGCAAGGTGTTGAACGGCGTCATGGAAGTGGCCGGCGTTCTGGATCCGTCTGATCCGGATAAATTCGCCCATGAACGCGGCATTGTTTTGCGGGCCATCGATAAACTTGACCGTTTGGGGATGGAAGGGGTGCGCGCACTTCTTGGCGAAGGTCGCAAAGATGACAGCGGCGACTTTACCGATGGTGCGGGTCTCACGGACGCGCAGGCCGACACGGTCATGGGGTTCATGCAGGCAAAACGCGACACAGGGGCTGCCACCGTGGCCCGTCTCTATGAGCTGGTTGAAGGGTCCGAGACTGGCAAAGCGGGTGTGGGTGAATTGGAAACGATGGCAAGCTTGTTGGATGCAGGCGGCTACCATGCGGACCGGATCGAAATTGATCCGTCGGTTGTGCGCGGCTTGGGGTACTACACAGGTCCTGTGTACGAGGCTGAACTAACCTTTGAAATTCTTGACGAAAAGGGCCGCAAGCGCAACTTCGGGTCCGTTGCTGGCGGCGGGCGATACGACGATTTGGTCAAGCGCTTCACCGGTCAAGAGGTTCCTGCAACGGGGGTCTCCATAGGCGTTGACCGGTTGCTTGCCGCTTTGCAAGCCAAGGGGCGCATGCAATCGACCAATCCCGGCCCTGTTGTTGTGACGGTTATGGACCGTGACAGGATGGCGGACTATCAGGCAATGGTTGCGGAACTGCGTCAGGCGGGCATCCGCGCCGAGGTCTATCTTGGCAATCCAAAGAACTTTGGAAACCAGTTGAAATACGCAGACAAACGCGCGTCACCCGTGGCCATCATCGAAGGGGGCGACGAAAAGGAGCGCGGCGTTGTGCAAATCAAGGACTTGATCCTTGGCGCCAAGATCGCGGAAACGGCGACCCATGAAGAATGGAAAGACCGC
- a CDS encoding SlyX family protein → MNKLEEDMAHLTRMVEDLSDIVAQQAEEIVTLNRRVHMLMQREGERDASQSGGVVVGDERPPHY, encoded by the coding sequence ATGAACAAACTTGAAGAAGACATGGCCCACCTGACGCGGATGGTCGAAGACCTTTCGGACATCGTGGCCCAACAGGCTGAAGAAATCGTGACACTCAACCGTCGGGTGCACATGCTGATGCAGCGTGAAGGGGAACGGGACGCTTCGCAAAGTGGCGGCGTTGTCGTCGGGGATGAACGTCCGCCACATTACTGA
- the dnaE gene encoding DNA polymerase III subunit alpha: MTSDPRFIHLRTHSEYSLLEGALRLKKLPDLCAKHGMPAMALTDTNNMFAALEYSIAMSSKGVQPIIGCQVDVTYLATRPGEKPRAPAPVVLLAQNETGYENLMKLNSCLYIGNSEQIPQVTVDELAQYGAGLICLTGGPEGPVGHLLQGGQLPAAQELMDRLHGIYGDRLYVELQRHPGDGQPEAERLTERGFVEMAYAMNVPLVATNDVYFPDAKMYEAHDALICISEGAYVDQQDGRRRLTAQHYFKSPSEMATLFADLPEALENTVEIAKRCAFQAYRRDPILPKFADDEVSELRRQSEEGLRKRLAVIPHAVDVADYEARLDFELKIIEGMGFPGYFLIVADFIKWAKDNGIPVGPGRGSGAGSLVAYALLITDLDPLRYQLLFERFLNPERVSMPDFDIDFCMDRREEVIRYVQEKYGRDKVGQIITFGALLSKAAVRDIGRVLQMPYGQVDRLSKLIPVEGVKPVSIEKALVDEPRLREEARNEEVVARLLEYGQQVEGLLRNASTHAAGVVIGDRPLDALVPLYQDPRSDMPATQFNMKWVEQAGLVKFDFLGLKTLTVIQNAVDQIRAGGRHLHIAADGTELYEPPEGLIDDIAAIPLDDEASYKLYASAKTVAVFQVESSGMMDALKRMKPTCIEDIVALVALYRPGPMENIPTYCEVKNGLKERESVHPLIDHILEETQGIIVYQEQVMQIAQVMAGYSLGGADLLRRAMGKKIAEEMAKERPKFEKGAMENGVDQKKATEVFDLLEKFANYGFNKSHAAAYAVVSYQTAWLKANHPVEFMAGVMNCDIHLTDKLAVYFEEVRKRLELPWVPPCVNRSDATFKVVDGALVYALGALKNVGVEAMKLIVEGRDGKPFATLFDLARRVDLKRVGKRPLEMLARSGAFDALDKNRRRVFDALDPLVNYSAAIHEQKNSNQVSLFGEAGDDLPEPRMMPVDDWMPAERLGEEFKAVGFYLSGHPLDDYMGALKRKNVETLDQVHAAVERKGAKNAKIAGVVAGVQIRKSARGNRFAFAQLSDTTGGYEITIFSDTLEKAQDHLVTGAKVIVGVEATMESDQLKLLARSVSPIDTVVADVGGIGLKIFVEESGAIASVASVLEGAKTGAKTAGRGPIQFCLMDAGLPGEVEIDLGQDYPMNPQIKGAIKSLMGVLEVEDL, encoded by the coding sequence ATGACTTCTGATCCCCGATTCATTCATCTTCGCACCCATTCCGAATACTCTTTGCTGGAAGGGGCATTGCGGCTGAAAAAGCTGCCTGATCTGTGTGCGAAACACGGAATGCCAGCCATGGCGCTGACCGATACCAACAATATGTTTGCCGCATTGGAATATTCCATTGCAATGTCAAGCAAGGGGGTGCAGCCCATCATCGGCTGTCAGGTCGATGTGACGTATTTGGCCACCCGCCCCGGTGAAAAACCCCGCGCCCCTGCGCCTGTTGTGTTGCTGGCCCAGAATGAGACGGGCTACGAAAATCTGATGAAGCTGAATTCGTGTCTGTACATCGGCAATTCGGAGCAAATTCCACAAGTGACTGTGGATGAATTGGCGCAATATGGGGCTGGTTTGATCTGTTTGACAGGCGGACCGGAAGGACCGGTGGGGCATTTGTTGCAGGGTGGACAACTGCCCGCAGCGCAAGAGTTGATGGACCGTTTGCATGGCATCTACGGCGACCGCCTTTATGTTGAACTGCAACGCCACCCCGGGGATGGCCAACCTGAAGCAGAGCGTTTGACGGAACGTGGTTTTGTCGAAATGGCCTATGCGATGAATGTGCCGTTGGTTGCGACAAATGATGTCTATTTTCCAGATGCCAAAATGTATGAGGCACATGATGCGCTGATTTGCATCTCTGAGGGGGCTTATGTTGATCAACAAGATGGCCGCAGGCGTCTTACCGCACAGCATTATTTCAAATCTCCGTCCGAAATGGCGACCTTGTTTGCCGACTTGCCGGAGGCGTTGGAAAACACAGTCGAGATCGCAAAACGCTGTGCGTTTCAGGCCTATCGTCGGGATCCGATTTTGCCAAAATTTGCCGACGACGAGGTGTCTGAATTGCGCCGCCAGTCCGAAGAGGGACTTCGTAAACGTCTGGCAGTCATTCCTCATGCTGTGGATGTGGCCGATTACGAGGCCCGTCTTGATTTCGAACTGAAGATTATCGAGGGCATGGGGTTCCCCGGCTACTTTCTGATTGTTGCCGATTTTATCAAATGGGCCAAAGACAACGGCATCCCGGTCGGTCCTGGCCGTGGGTCGGGTGCGGGGTCCTTGGTGGCTTATGCGCTGTTGATCACGGACCTTGACCCTTTGCGCTATCAGCTTCTTTTTGAACGGTTTTTGAACCCTGAACGTGTATCCATGCCGGATTTCGACATCGATTTTTGTATGGACCGCCGCGAAGAAGTCATTCGCTACGTTCAGGAGAAATATGGCCGCGATAAAGTGGGCCAGATTATTACTTTTGGTGCTTTGCTGTCGAAGGCCGCTGTGCGCGATATTGGCCGCGTTTTACAAATGCCCTATGGTCAGGTTGATCGTTTATCAAAGTTAATTCCCGTCGAAGGCGTTAAGCCTGTTTCGATCGAAAAAGCACTGGTGGATGAACCGCGCCTGCGCGAGGAAGCCCGCAACGAGGAGGTGGTCGCGCGGCTTTTGGAGTACGGCCAACAAGTTGAAGGCTTGTTGCGGAATGCATCGACACACGCGGCGGGCGTTGTGATTGGGGACCGTCCTTTGGACGCGCTTGTTCCGCTGTACCAAGATCCACGATCCGACATGCCAGCCACGCAGTTCAACATGAAATGGGTTGAGCAGGCGGGTCTGGTCAAGTTCGACTTTTTGGGCCTCAAAACCTTGACCGTCATTCAGAATGCCGTGGACCAGATCCGTGCAGGCGGAAGGCACTTGCATATCGCGGCAGACGGGACCGAACTTTATGAACCGCCCGAGGGATTGATCGACGATATTGCCGCGATTCCGTTGGATGACGAGGCATCTTACAAACTGTATGCCAGTGCGAAAACTGTCGCTGTGTTTCAGGTTGAATCCAGCGGCATGATGGACGCGCTAAAACGCATGAAGCCGACATGTATCGAAGATATTGTGGCTTTGGTGGCCCTTTATCGTCCCGGTCCGATGGAAAATATTCCCACCTATTGCGAGGTGAAAAACGGGTTAAAGGAACGCGAATCTGTCCATCCTTTGATTGATCATATCCTTGAAGAAACACAGGGAATTATCGTTTACCAAGAACAGGTTATGCAAATTGCGCAGGTCATGGCGGGTTATTCGCTTGGCGGGGCTGACCTGCTGCGACGCGCTATGGGTAAAAAGATCGCCGAGGAAATGGCGAAAGAGCGCCCCAAGTTTGAAAAGGGGGCGATGGAAAATGGAGTGGACCAGAAAAAGGCCACAGAGGTTTTCGACCTTCTTGAGAAATTTGCCAACTACGGGTTCAACAAATCCCACGCGGCGGCTTATGCCGTGGTCAGCTATCAAACGGCTTGGCTGAAAGCGAACCATCCGGTTGAATTTATGGCTGGCGTGATGAACTGCGATATTCATCTGACGGACAAATTGGCGGTGTATTTTGAAGAAGTGCGCAAGCGTTTGGAATTGCCTTGGGTGCCGCCTTGCGTGAACCGTTCTGACGCGACCTTTAAGGTCGTTGATGGCGCGTTGGTCTATGCGCTGGGGGCGTTGAAAAACGTTGGCGTCGAGGCCATGAAACTGATCGTGGAAGGCCGTGACGGCAAACCATTTGCGACCTTGTTTGATTTGGCCCGACGCGTTGACTTAAAGCGCGTCGGCAAAAGACCATTGGAAATGCTGGCCCGCTCTGGTGCATTTGATGCGCTTGATAAAAACCGGCGCCGCGTGTTTGACGCGCTTGACCCGCTTGTTAACTATTCCGCGGCAATTCATGAACAAAAGAACTCCAATCAGGTGTCATTGTTCGGTGAAGCAGGCGACGATCTGCCGGAACCTCGCATGATGCCGGTCGATGATTGGATGCCGGCCGAACGGTTGGGCGAAGAGTTCAAGGCCGTGGGCTTTTACTTGTCGGGCCATCCTTTGGACGACTACATGGGCGCGTTAAAGCGCAAGAACGTAGAAACTCTGGATCAGGTGCATGCCGCGGTCGAACGTAAAGGCGCAAAAAACGCCAAGATCGCTGGTGTTGTTGCAGGTGTTCAAATCCGCAAATCCGCGCGCGGAAATCGTTTTGCCTTTGCGCAATTGTCCGACACGACAGGCGGCTATGAAATCACGATTTTCTCGGACACTTTGGAAAAAGCGCAGGACCATCTGGTGACAGGTGCCAAAGTCATCGTTGGAGTGGAAGCAACTATGGAAAGTGATCAACTAAAGCTTTTGGCACGGTCCGTTTCGCCGATCGACACTGTTGTAGCAGACGTTGGAGGCATCGGGTTGAAGATATTTGTTGAAGAATCCGGTGCGATCGCGTCAGTGGCGTCTGTTTTGGAGGGCGCGAAAACAGGCGCCAAGACCGCAGGGCGTGGCCCGATCCAGTTTTGCCTTATGGACGCGGGCTTGCCCGGTGAGGTCGAAATTGATTTGGGGCAAGACTATCCGATGAATCCTCAAATCAAAGGCGCCATAAAATCGCTGATGGGTGTGCTTGAGGTCGAGGATCTGTAA
- the xdhA gene encoding xanthine dehydrogenase small subunit, giving the protein MNVSFRLNGKTVHLDDVGATTTLLDWLREDQRLTGTKEGCNEGDCGACTVMVTDEGGAKALNACILFLPQLHGKAVRTVEGIAHPDGTPHPVQQAMIDHHGSQCGFCTPGFIASMATAHLNGDTDHDTALAGNLCRCTGYAPIIKAATAAQSSAVPAHMHDTPLPFAGNTSGGRGSAGAEPPTELAEFARWYAQNPETTLIAGATDVGLWVTKQMRDLGRVAFLNRVPDLAVCKETDTEFHIGAMATLSQLDTIIAHDFPSFSKMIQRYGSRQVRNAATIGGNIANGSPIGDGPPALIAMDATLHLRCADETRSIPLENFFLDYGKQDRLVGEFVTGITIAKQPDRLKCYKLSKRFDQDISAVCGCLWVDVADGKVSNARLAYGGMAGIPKRATQAESALCGKPWTLDTVHAAMAAMEQDFSPLSDARASAGYRMQTAQNMILRYWNETQGVHCALSEVRA; this is encoded by the coding sequence ATGAATGTCTCTTTTCGGCTCAACGGAAAGACGGTGCACCTTGATGACGTCGGTGCCACAACGACGCTGTTGGATTGGTTACGCGAAGATCAACGACTGACAGGCACAAAAGAAGGGTGCAACGAAGGGGATTGCGGGGCCTGCACTGTCATGGTGACGGATGAAGGCGGCGCAAAGGCGCTAAACGCCTGCATCTTGTTCTTGCCCCAGCTCCACGGCAAAGCAGTACGTACAGTGGAAGGGATCGCCCACCCGGACGGCACACCGCACCCCGTACAGCAAGCGATGATCGATCATCACGGCAGTCAGTGCGGGTTCTGCACACCGGGATTTATCGCATCGATGGCAACGGCGCACCTGAATGGTGACACGGATCATGACACCGCTTTGGCTGGAAACCTGTGCCGGTGCACAGGGTATGCGCCCATCATCAAGGCCGCGACTGCTGCACAATCCAGTGCAGTGCCCGCACACATGCACGACACCCCCCTTCCTTTCGCTGGAAATACTTCGGGGGGGCGCGGCAGCGCGGGGGCAGAGCCCCCGACCGAACTGGCCGAATTTGCACGCTGGTACGCACAAAACCCTGAAACTACGCTGATCGCGGGGGCCACGGACGTGGGGCTTTGGGTCACAAAACAAATGCGCGATCTGGGGCGTGTGGCCTTTCTAAACCGCGTGCCTGACCTCGCCGTTTGCAAAGAGACCGACACCGAATTTCATATCGGGGCCATGGCAACACTAAGCCAATTGGACACGATTATTGCACATGACTTTCCAAGTTTCTCAAAGATGATCCAACGCTATGGCTCACGCCAAGTGCGTAATGCGGCAACCATCGGCGGCAACATCGCAAACGGCTCACCTATTGGGGACGGCCCGCCTGCATTGATCGCAATGGACGCCACATTGCATTTGCGGTGCGCAGACGAAACACGCAGCATACCGCTGGAAAACTTCTTTCTGGACTATGGCAAACAAGATAGATTGGTCGGTGAATTTGTGACCGGCATTACAATTGCCAAACAACCCGACCGGTTGAAGTGCTACAAGCTGTCAAAACGGTTTGATCAAGACATATCCGCTGTATGTGGCTGTCTTTGGGTCGATGTTGCAGACGGCAAGGTGTCAAATGCGCGGCTGGCCTATGGCGGGATGGCAGGTATTCCCAAACGCGCTACACAAGCGGAATCAGCACTTTGCGGCAAACCTTGGACGCTGGATACGGTGCACGCAGCAATGGCGGCGATGGAACAAGATTTCTCTCCGCTGTCTGATGCACGGGCATCGGCGGGATACCGAATGCAAACTGCGCAAAATATGATCCTGAGATACTGGAACGAAACACAGGGTGTGCACTGCGCCTTGTCGGAGGTCCGCGCATGA
- the xdhB gene encoding xanthine dehydrogenase molybdopterin binding subunit: MSVSKPLPHDAAALHVSGAARYVDDIPTPRGTLHLAFGTSPVAAGTLNSMDLSAVLETPGVIAVLTASDLQHDADCSPSNHDEPLLATDTVHYVGQPLFLVVATSHHVARNAVRRAQFDITAQDPILTIEQALAANSRFEDGPRVYGRGDVAGALNSACKTVKGSINLGGQEHFYLEGQAALALPGEDGDLLIHSSTQHPTEIQHKVAHATGQPMHSVRVETRRMGGGFGGKESQGNALAIACAIAALHTGHPCKMRYDRDDDMTITGKRHDFRIDYTCGFDADGTIHALDVVHYTRCGWAQDLSLPVADRAMLHADNAYFLPNVRIESHRLKTNMQSATAFRGFGGPQGMLGMERIVDHVSHSLGLDPLIVRQKNFYPSGGDISGEKKTTPYGQRVEDCIARELVNELTASCAYQTRRAAVTEWNAKNAIIKRGLALTPVKFGISFTLTHLNQAGALVHVYQDGSVHLNHGGTEMGQGLFQKVAQVAASRFGLPLDAIKITATDTAKVPNTSATAASSGSDLNGMAVKIACDTLCARIAQHVSDLHGCEASAVRFENGHVCLPQHSYSFAQAAQLAYQARISLSATGFYKTPDIQWDRIKGQGRPFFYFAYGAAVTEVAVDTLTGENRILRTDILHDAGASLNPALDIGQIEGGYVQGAGWLTTEELVWDDAGRLRTHAPSTYKIPACSDRPGIFNVALWDGENPADTIYKSKAVGEPPFMLGMSAFFALSDAVAACGTQYPDLQAPATAEQVFSAIKRARG; this comes from the coding sequence ATGAGTGTTTCCAAACCCTTACCTCATGACGCCGCGGCCCTGCATGTGTCTGGGGCCGCGCGATATGTCGATGATATTCCAACGCCTCGTGGGACACTTCACTTGGCTTTTGGGACAAGTCCTGTCGCCGCTGGCACATTAAATTCCATGGATCTGAGTGCTGTTCTCGAAACACCCGGTGTTATCGCTGTATTGACGGCGTCGGATTTGCAGCATGACGCGGATTGTTCGCCCTCCAATCATGATGAGCCGCTTTTGGCCACCGACACGGTCCACTACGTTGGGCAACCGCTGTTTTTGGTTGTGGCAACGTCCCATCATGTTGCGCGCAACGCCGTGCGCCGTGCGCAATTCGACATCACCGCACAGGACCCGATTTTAACAATCGAACAGGCCCTGGCAGCCAACAGCAGGTTTGAAGACGGCCCACGGGTCTACGGCCGCGGGGACGTGGCCGGGGCACTCAATAGCGCTTGCAAAACTGTGAAAGGTTCCATCAATCTAGGCGGGCAGGAACACTTCTATCTGGAAGGTCAGGCAGCCCTGGCCTTGCCCGGAGAAGACGGTGATCTGCTGATACACAGCTCGACCCAGCACCCAACAGAAATCCAGCACAAAGTCGCGCATGCCACAGGGCAGCCCATGCATTCTGTCCGGGTTGAAACCCGGCGTATGGGCGGCGGGTTTGGCGGTAAGGAAAGCCAAGGCAATGCGTTGGCCATCGCCTGTGCCATTGCGGCACTGCACACCGGACACCCGTGCAAAATGCGCTATGACCGCGACGATGATATGACCATCACCGGCAAACGTCATGATTTTCGCATAGATTACACCTGCGGCTTTGACGCCGACGGGACCATTCACGCCTTGGATGTTGTCCATTACACGCGCTGTGGATGGGCGCAGGATTTGTCTTTGCCCGTGGCAGACCGCGCCATGCTGCACGCAGACAACGCCTATTTTCTTCCCAATGTGCGCATTGAAAGCCACCGTCTGAAAACCAACATGCAAAGCGCCACGGCGTTTCGCGGCTTTGGCGGCCCGCAGGGGATGTTGGGTATGGAACGCATTGTGGATCATGTGTCCCATAGTCTTGGCCTTGATCCGCTCATCGTGCGCCAAAAAAACTTTTATCCCTCCGGGGGGGATATTTCCGGCGAAAAGAAAACCACGCCATACGGCCAGCGTGTCGAGGATTGCATCGCGCGGGAATTGGTCAATGAATTAACCGCAAGCTGCGCATATCAAACCCGCCGCGCCGCCGTGACCGAATGGAATGCAAAAAACGCCATCATCAAACGCGGGCTGGCCCTTACCCCCGTCAAATTTGGTATTTCATTCACATTGACCCATTTGAACCAAGCCGGTGCACTGGTGCATGTATATCAAGACGGGTCTGTTCATCTCAATCATGGCGGCACAGAAATGGGTCAGGGCCTGTTTCAAAAAGTTGCCCAAGTTGCGGCATCCCGCTTTGGCCTGCCCTTGGACGCCATAAAAATCACCGCCACTGACACTGCAAAGGTCCCCAATACCTCTGCCACCGCAGCCTCTTCTGGCAGTGACTTGAACGGAATGGCTGTCAAAATCGCCTGTGACACACTGTGCGCCCGCATCGCGCAGCATGTCTCGGACCTTCACGGCTGCGAAGCCTCTGCCGTGCGGTTTGAAAACGGACACGTTTGTCTACCGCAACACAGCTACAGTTTCGCGCAGGCGGCACAATTGGCCTATCAGGCACGCATTAGCCTATCCGCGACCGGGTTTTACAAAACCCCCGACATCCAGTGGGACCGCATCAAGGGCCAAGGCCGGCCATTTTTCTATTTTGCCTATGGCGCTGCTGTGACCGAGGTTGCAGTTGACACGTTGACTGGCGAAAATCGGATTTTGCGGACAGATATTTTGCATGATGCCGGAGCATCATTGAACCCCGCCCTCGACATCGGGCAGATCGAAGGGGGCTATGTGCAAGGCGCAGGTTGGTTGACCACCGAAGAACTGGTTTGGGATGATGCGGGGCGTTTGCGCACCCATGCGCCATCCACCTATAAAATTCCTGCCTGTTCCGATCGTCCCGGCATTTTCAATGTTGCGCTTTGGGACGGGGAAAACCCTGCCGACACAATCTACAAATCCAAAGCTGTGGGTGAACCCCCGTTCATGTTGGGCATGTCGGCCTTCTTTGCCTTAAGCGACGCCGTGGCCGCTTGCGGGACACAGTATCCAGATTTGCAGGCCCCCGCCACTGCAGAACAGGTATTTTCCGCCATCAAAAGAGCGCGGGGATGA
- the xdhC gene encoding xanthine dehydrogenase accessory protein XdhC produces the protein MTTIYVRIEATKGSAPRDAGTVMGVTATDTVGTIGGGALEFASIASARRMLHDGSFEARETIPLGPRLGQCCGGAVTLHYTRTPTPIDVTQDTPPLCAMRTTFKPPLWVWGAGHVGRSVVRTAVATQAFDITWVDKDIGRFPASGFKAAQQVPAHDMPRLAAHAPQDAMHLILTYSHDIDLALCAALSTRGFAYCGLIGSKTKWARFRKKLQAANVDPDGITCPIGDKNLGKHPDLIAYGTVKALLTQLRLEATA, from the coding sequence ATGACGACAATTTATGTGAGAATAGAAGCCACCAAAGGCTCGGCGCCGCGCGATGCAGGCACGGTGATGGGCGTGACCGCAACAGACACAGTCGGAACAATCGGCGGCGGCGCATTGGAATTTGCATCCATCGCTTCGGCCCGCCGGATGCTACACGACGGGTCCTTTGAAGCACGCGAAACCATTCCCCTTGGTCCCCGCCTTGGGCAATGTTGCGGCGGCGCTGTCACATTGCACTACACCCGCACGCCAACGCCTATCGACGTGACGCAGGACACCCCGCCCCTTTGCGCGATGAGAACCACATTCAAGCCCCCATTGTGGGTTTGGGGCGCGGGTCATGTCGGGCGATCCGTGGTGCGCACCGCAGTAGCAACGCAAGCCTTTGATATCACTTGGGTAGATAAGGACATCGGGCGATTTCCGGCATCCGGTTTCAAGGCTGCACAACAGGTTCCGGCACACGATATGCCCCGTTTGGCAGCACATGCACCACAAGATGCTATGCATTTGATTTTGACCTACTCCCATGACATCGATCTGGCGCTGTGCGCGGCTTTGTCGACACGCGGTTTTGCGTATTGCGGATTGATCGGGTCAAAGACCAAATGGGCCCGTTTTCGCAAAAAGTTACAGGCTGCAAATGTTGACCCAGACGGCATCACTTGCCCGATTGGTGACAAAAACCTTGGCAAACATCCTGACCTGATTGCATATGGCACCGTCAAAGCCCTTTTGACCCAATTGCGCTTGGAGGCGACCGCATGA